Within Estrella lausannensis, the genomic segment TCCCCGGGGATCAAGAGATCCTCGCTCACACAATCTTAGAAAGGAAGCATCAGGTCGCTCTTCTGCCAAGGATCTACAACTGGCAAATACCTGACTGGGGAACCAATAGGGCAGCTACCATTCAGCATTGGAAAGGAGGAAATGCTAAGCATTTTCTTATCAACCACGTCATTTTGAAGAAGAAGGAATATCAGGCGCTAATCTAAGAGCCTGTTATGAAACTGAAATCGTATGATTTGTTTGCCGAATTTTGAGTTCATTTCGGTATAAATCCTCCCGATGGTATACAGGCGGCTAAAAATTCGGTACTCTCATGCTTGCTGATTGCCCCCCTTCCCACTATGAGATTCAAATCGAAAAAAAATACCATTCGATGGAGATAAGAGCGCAATTTGTCGCAAAAGCCTTTAAAACCGATCAAGGTCTCGATAGCGTCTCTTTGATGCCCCTTGGCGGGGGAGCGAGCCAAAGCACCTACCTGCTTAAATCCGGACAACACTCCTTCGTAATCAAACTTTTCGATGATTCAGCCCCTCTCTCCGATATTCTCCTCATCTTCCACTCATACCAGAAAGCGGCGGAGATGGAGATCGGCCCTTCAATCCGGTGGCTTGATGTCAGACAAAAAGCTCTTATCATGGATTATATTGAGCCGAGGTACACCCCTGCTAATATCAAAGAGGCCTTAGCTGCCCTAAAAATTTTTCATCGCCCGCTTAGAAACGAACCCTTTTTAACAATTAACCAAAGAATTGAGGAGATACTCCTCAGAGATCCTGATTCTCACACGCTGTTTCATGAAGCCTATAAACGAATGATTCAGATAGAAAAAGCGGTCGGCCCCCCAAACGCCTTCTGTCATTTCGATTTTCACCGGAATAATATGATACAGGGCCATGCGGGAGTATTCCTGATTGATTTTGATGATGCAGGCCCTGGTCACCCATTCTATGATCTTGCTAAATTGACCTTGTATGGCTCAAAGGAGAGCAAAGAAAACATCCTTGAAAGTTACCTTGAGCGAAAGCCGCATCCGGAGGAGTGCGCCCTCTTTTTTCTTATGGAACAAACGGCCTATCTTTCCTCTGCTTCCAACCGTTACCTCAAATGGATCATTGGAAGTAAGACCTCCGATCCTCTTCATTGTGAAGCTATTACAGCTCTTTCTCTATTCTTAGAAAACACTAGCAAAGAGGGCTTTGAGTCTATTTTAAAACTTTGTTTTGAACAGCGTTTACATTAATTGTTTTACTGAGCATAATCGCCCCAATATTTTACTATTTCACCCTCAGGATGGCTCATGAGTAAACATTCACTACTTACAAAATTCGTTCTCTCCTGCCTTCTCCTCATCACTACCGCTTATGGAAAAGAGAGTACAAACGTGCTCGGTGTCGGAGCTGCTATTGTCGACTATCTTATCGAAGTGGAAGATGACTACCTTTTCACGATCTCAGGCTCCAAGGGTGGCTGTGAGCTTATCGATTACAAAAATTTTAAAAAGATTCTGCATGACAATCAGGACCGGCCGATCAGAACAGCCACAGGAGGCAGTGGTGCCAACACAGTCAAAGGACTTGCCAGGCTGAATATTCAAAGCGCCCTCTTAGGAAAAATCGGCCATGATGAAGAGGGGATGTTCTTTCTGAATCGTGTCGTTCAGATGGGAGTAATCCCTATGCTCATCCCATGCAATCTCCAAACTCAGCAGGTCATCTGCCTGATCACCCCCGACAAGCAAAGAACGATGCGCTGCTATCTAGGAGCCGGAGGACAATTTAAGGAGGCGGACCTCAACAAGGGCTTCTTTCTTGGCTTCAACCATGTCCACATTGAAGGATACGCACTACGTAACGGGAAGCTTGTTGAAGAGTCACTGAAGATGGCCAAAGAGTGTGGATGCACCACTTCCTTTGACCTTGGGTGCTATGAACTGGCCGAGGAATTTAAAGAGAGGATTCTCGAAAGAGTGCTTCCTCTTGTTGATATCGTGTTTGCCAATAAGGATGAATCCTTTCATCTGACGGGCAAATTTCCCAAAGCTGCCTGTGAAGATCTTCTCGCTATCTGCCCTACGGCGGTGGTCTTAGTGGGAAAAGATGGCTGTTATGTCGGTGAAAAAGGGATCGTCAAGCATTGCCCGACTAATGCCGTATCAATGCTCGATTCCACGGGCGCCGGCGATCTGTTTGCCAGCGGCTTTTTATATGGCTATCTGAAAGGGTATGAAGGAACTCTTTCTGCCCGCATCGGAAATTTCTTAGGAGGAAGCGTCGTCCAGGTCATCGGTGCAGAAATCCCCGATGAGAGATGGCCGGGGATTATTCGCGAGATAAACCGTATTGAATCAGAGGGCCATTCTCTTTTCCGATAAGCCGTTTTGAGAGCTTTCAATCAGAGCAGCAGGGTGCTCCGGGGTAGAAGTTGTCTCGGAGTGCTCATCCTCTTGCAATCGGGATAAACCGCTAATACCTGCCTGGCCCACCATACCGGCAATCAGCAGATCATGCGCATTGTCGATCTCCGCCTCTATTTTGACCGTTCCGGAAACTGCTTCAATAATGGGCGATATCCTAGTGATATTCGCCTCGATATCCTTTGGAAGTCCATCGATTTTCATCACGAGCGCACTACCATTTTTCAAGGTCGATAGCGCTGCTGAGGGGACTAAAAACCTCGCATAAAGCTTGCTGTCATCGACAATTTCCACCAACTCTTTTCCCGGCTGGCTTAGCTCGTACTCATCCAGAT encodes:
- a CDS encoding adenosine kinase, giving the protein MSKHSLLTKFVLSCLLLITTAYGKESTNVLGVGAAIVDYLIEVEDDYLFTISGSKGGCELIDYKNFKKILHDNQDRPIRTATGGSGANTVKGLARLNIQSALLGKIGHDEEGMFFLNRVVQMGVIPMLIPCNLQTQQVICLITPDKQRTMRCYLGAGGQFKEADLNKGFFLGFNHVHIEGYALRNGKLVEESLKMAKECGCTTSFDLGCYELAEEFKERILERVLPLVDIVFANKDESFHLTGKFPKAACEDLLAICPTAVVLVGKDGCYVGEKGIVKHCPTNAVSMLDSTGAGDLFASGFLYGYLKGYEGTLSARIGNFLGGSVVQVIGAEIPDERWPGIIREINRIESEGHSLFR
- a CDS encoding aminoglycoside phosphotransferase family protein, with amino-acid sequence MLADCPPSHYEIQIEKKYHSMEIRAQFVAKAFKTDQGLDSVSLMPLGGGASQSTYLLKSGQHSFVIKLFDDSAPLSDILLIFHSYQKAAEMEIGPSIRWLDVRQKALIMDYIEPRYTPANIKEALAALKIFHRPLRNEPFLTINQRIEEILLRDPDSHTLFHEAYKRMIQIEKAVGPPNAFCHFDFHRNNMIQGHAGVFLIDFDDAGPGHPFYDLAKLTLYGSKESKENILESYLERKPHPEECALFFLMEQTAYLSSASNRYLKWIIGSKTSDPLHCEAITALSLFLENTSKEGFESILKLCFEQRLH